Part of the Halopenitus persicus genome is shown below.
GGAGATTCGAATCGTCGATTTTGTCCTCGTCGACGTGGAGTTCGACGGTCTCGTCCGGCTCCAACCGGTTCGGAATCTCGTCATCGCTCGTTCCTGAATAGCCGAAGTGGGGATCGATGTGTGGCGGGTGCGGAGCGTCGTGCTTTGCGGCTGCGGTACCGACACCAAGCGACAGCGCAGTTCCAATGCCGAGTGCTTTCATCACGGATCGACGGTCAGTACCGTGGTTTTTGACCAATTCGAGAAGCTCCGTATCGCTGAGTTCCAGTTCGTCGAGGGGTGGTCGATCGGTCATATCATTTCTCCGTTCGTTTTTGGCTATCTCCCGTTTCGTCGAGACGGACCGTTTCTCATCCGATTCGGACTGTCAACTTCCGAACCAGACCGTGTTACTTGTGAACGTGCAACGAAATAAGTAGTCAGACGTTACCGAGATAGAGGCTATGCATACGCTCACCGTCGGGTGCCGCATTGACCGCCGCCAGACGAGCATTCGGAATCGAATCCGACTCCGGAGTGCGATCGAATCCTTCCGAAGTGCATTCTCCGCGGCCGGGACGAGTCCCTCGAACGGATGCGGTTCGTCACCTCGCGACGTCGCGAATGACGGCCGGCCGCATCTTCTTCAGTTCACGACCCTGGCGTGGTCGAACCGAACGATATCCGGTCTACGGTTCCCGCCGTCGGATCGTCCCGCCGGATAACCCGTCCCACTCGGTTCGGTACCCAAGCCGGGACAGAACCGGGCTCGTCTCGGTGATGCCGACCGATCGGAAGGCGTCCTCGGCGGCCTCGAGGCTCGTTCCGGGCTCGAGACGGTCCTCGAGGTCGGCCAGGACGGCCGGTCGAACGAGGGTTCCGCCGAGCCGTTCGTGGTCGGGGAAGGTCACCTCCGCGAGGGCGTCGACGCCGACGCCGTGGCGATCGGCGATCGCCTCGAGCTCGATGACGTCCTCGTTGGGGCGGATCACCTCGGGGAGATCCGCCGCGGCGTCGGCCAACAGATCCGTCTCGTACTCCCGGAGCACGTCGACGACGTCCTTCACGCGAACCGACCCCGAATAGGTCACCACCCGGTGGTCGGCCGCCGCGATCTCCTCGCCGACGCTGAGGGACTCGTCGACTGCCACAAGCAGGTCGACCGACTCGACCGCCTCGAGTTGGGAGAGCTTCTTGGCGACGTACTCCGGGGTCCAAAAGCCCATCACCTCGAAGAACACCCGGAAGTCGGCGTGGTCGTAGTCGAAGGCGAAATCGGGGATCATCACGCTCGTGCCGGTCTCGAGCGGTTCGGGTTCACGGACCAGCGTCCAGTCCAGGCCGAGCGACCGGAACCGGCCGGCGAAGTCCGCCTCCACGCCGCTGTCGAACGCCGGCTCGGCCAGCGGGTCGACGCCCGGGACGGAGACGTCCGCGTCGGTGAGCGTCATCGTCCGTTCGGTGCCGCGGTCGTCGATCGTGGCCGTCAGCCGCCACTCGGGAGCCGCCGCGACCGACCGCAGCAGCCGGGCGAAGGCGGCTCCGTATCGACGGGTGCGACGAAACAGGGCGTCGGGGCCGGTGACCACGAGCTCGCGTCCCGCATCGGTGCGCTCGAGCTCGTACAACAGTCCGAGCCGCTTCGTCGCGGTGACGAGTCGCTTCGGGTCGGCCGACCGGACGCGAACCTCGGTCGCGTCGAAGAGCGCGGTCTGGGCCAGCGAGAGGTTATACTGCTCGAGGAGCGTCCCCGCGTCCCACCGCGGCTCGAACTCGACGAGAACCTGCTCGTCCTCACGGTCGGCATACAGCGATTCCGACACCGCGGTCGACTCGACGCCGAGCGCGTCCGCGGCGGCCTCGAGGGCCCGTTCACGTTCCGAGTCGGTCGCGACGCCGACCGACTCTGCGGCCTCGAAGGCTTTCCGGCGGGCCCGCTGGGGGGGCAGCGGCGAGCGCGTCTCGAACGTCGCCTCGCGCTCGAGCAGCGACGCGAGTCCGCGGACGAGTTTGAAGTCATCGGCGTCCGCCTCGAGGTCGTCGAGTCGGGTCCGAAGGTCTCCGTGTCGATCGCCGACGTGGCTTCGAAACGTTTCGAGGAGCCGTTCCGCGAGCGCTCGGTCGTCGGCGTCGACGAACTGCGGTGCGTAGCCCCCGCCCGCCCGCGAGACGCGGAGGTGGTCCTTTCGAAGCACGGCCGTATCTCGGCACGGCTCCCGTAAAACCCACCGGATGCGATGGCCGGACCGTCACACTCGAGCGGTGTGTTGCCGTGTCTACGGAGCGTGGGACAAGCATTTGTAGTCCCGACGCAACCCTCGGATATGCGACGACGGGGACTGTTGATCGCCGCGTTCGGAACGCTGGGCGCCGGCTGCCTCGAGGGGCGCTCCCCCTCCGGTCCCCGGAATCCGCCGACCGCCGGGGCGCCGCCCGACTCCGATTCGGCGGCCGACACCGCCACGCCCGGGTTGCGGATCGTGGATCGGGATTTCTCCGAACGCGATGACGGAACCCTTCGGATCGACGCGACGATCGAGAACACGGCCGCCGAGCGACGGACCGGTACCCTGGTCGTGACGGCGACGACGCCCGACGAAGAGGCGACCGAAACGCGCGATCTCGACGTCGACTCTGGATCCGAGATCGAGGTCACGATCCGGTTCGAGCTTTCCTACGAGTCGTTCATCAACGGCGGCAGCCTCTCGATCGACGTCGAATCGTGACCGCCGTTTCGGAGCGTACCCCGCCGCAGGTGGCTAGCGGCGACGGGCCGCAACGCGTTCCTCCGCAGTGTCCGCCGTCACGAGCTCGTAGACGGTCGCCCGTCCGCCGTCCTCCTTGGGACGAAGCACCCGCCCGACCCGTTGCGTGAACTCGCGTTCGCTGCCGGACCCGGAGAGAACCACCGCGACGTTCGCGTCCGGCACGTCGATCCCCTCGTCGAGCACGTTGGCGGCGATCACCCGTGAGTAGGTCCCGTCGCGGAACCGTTCGAGTATCTCCCGCCGCTCCGCAGCTCCGGTCTCGCTGGTGATCGCGGGGAGGAGAAACCGCTCGGAGAGAGCGTAAACCAGGTCCGTGTGGGCGGTGAAGACGATCACGCGGTCCTCGCGGTGCCGCTCGAGGAGCCGCTCGAGGACGTCCCGCTTTCGCTCCGCGTTCATCATGATCTCCCGGGCGCGCTGTTTGGCCAACAGCGCCTCCCGTGCTCGCGGGTCCCGTCCGGACCGTTTGACGAGCTTCCGATAGTCGCTGCCGCTGGTCAGCGTGAGCCCCGACTCCCGGAGGTACTCGACGAACACGCCCTGCTGGCGCTCGTACCGTTCCCGCTCGTCGTCGGTCAGCTCGACCTCGAGACGACGGACGTCGTAGGGCGCGAGGTGTTCACCGGCGAGGGAGTCGGCGTCGACGGCGTACACGAGCGGACCGACGAGCTCCTCGATGGCCCGGTGTGCGCCGTCGGGGCGCTCGAAGGTCGCCGTCAGCCCGAGCCGCTCTGGCGCAGGAAGGAGGCGCGCGATGTCGCGATACCCCTCGCCGCCGAGGTGGTGGACCTCATCGAAGACGACGAACCCGAACGAGTCGCCGACGTCGTCGGCCTTCAGGTACGCAGAGTCGTACGTCGAGACCGTGATGGGCTCGTGACGCTGCTCGCCGCCGCCGAACTGGCCGATCGGGACGTCGAACTCGCGCTCGAGCTCCGACCGCCACTGTTCGAGGAGGTCGATCGTCGGCACGACCACCAGCGTCGGTCGACCGCGATCGGCCATCGCGGCGATCGCGACGACCGTCTTGCCGGCGCCGGTGGGCAGCTCCACGACGCCACGCCGATCGGCGTCCACCCACGCGTCGAGCGCCTCGCGCTGATACGGCCGCAGGTCGTAGGCGGTCGACAGCGACAGCGGCTCGGTCGCCAGGACGGCGTCGTCGACCGACCGACCGGCCACCTCGAGCGCCCGCCGGATCGCCGCGTATCGAAACGCCGGTGCACGAACGTCCCCGGTGCGCTCGTCGGCGGACACGCCCGGCAACGGCGGCAGCGGCTCGTCGGCATCGATCCGGATCGTCCCGTCGTCGTAGCGGAGCCGTACGGTCATCCTCGATCCCCTCGTTCACCGATACTGTGCGACTCCGCGTTAAATGGTCTCCGACCGACTGGGGATCGAGTTGAAAAGCGATCGGGCCACACCGCACCCGTGCGACGTGACACAGCCTCGGCGTGGCACGCGGGTGTGCGGGACGGACACGTCGAGGGCGGGGGGCGTCCGTTCCGCCTGTTCGCCATTCCATCCGCTCGTGTCGGGTCGGGGCTGCCCGACGGGATCAGAACAGCGACTCGCTCGAATCGAGGACGCGTGCGGGGCCGCCGACCGACCAGACGTCCGTCTCGATCCCGATCTCGGCGATTCGGGATTCGACCTCGTCGACGTATTCCTCGCGCGTGTTGACGTACACTGAGGCGCCGGTATCGGTCGAGAAGTAGACCGGAACGTCCTCCTCCCGGAGCTCTCGAACCGCGTTGAACACCGCGATCGTCTCGGGCTGCCAGTAGACCCACCCGGCCGGACCGGTCATCGTCGTCGCCGTCAGCGAGAGCGAATCGTGCTCGGCGAGCTCGAACATCCGGTCGAACGAGCCTGCCCGGAGTGCGTCGGTCATCTCCGCCAGCTGCTCGTGGACGTGCGCCATCCGCGCGTCGAACATGTGGCTCGCCGCAGCCTCGCGGTGTGCCTCCTCGGTCTCCTTGTACGCCGGGACGTGAGCGGCGACGATCCGGAGGTCCGCCTCGGGATCGAACCCGTCCTCGCCCTCCCCGACCGGGAGCCGCCGTGCGCGACAGTCCCCGTCGTTCAGTCCCGTCTCGAGTATCGAGTACGCGCCGGTCACCGCGCGCGCGGCCGAGGAGGACCCACGGCGGGCGACCGTGGAGATCTCCGGCCGGGACAGATCGAGGCCCGCGGCTTCCACGAGCGCCGTCGCGGCGGCGGCGAAGCCCGAGGAGGAGGACCCGAACCCGATGTTCGACGGGAAGGAGTTCCGGCTCTCGAAGCGAACCGCGTGGTCGAACCCGGCAAGCTCCCGGACGTGGTCGGTCACCAGCCCGATCCGCTCGGCGGCCCTCCCCTCGACGACGTCGCCGTCGATGCGGAAGGTGTCGACGGCGGCGTCGGGCTCCCACTCGACCGTCGTCGTCGTCGCGGTGGGCGCCGTACAGACGCTGATGCTGTCGTGATACGGGAGCCGAAGCTGCTCGTCGCGCATCCCGTGGTACTTCACGAGTCCCTGTATCGGGTGGGCTCGCGCGGTGGCTTTCATACTCCATCACAACGGGCAACGCGGGATTAGCGTTGCGAATGTCCGAACCCATCGCGACCACCCGGATTTCCTCACCGCCCGGGTCGCCGTTCGGGTCAGCGTCGAACGGATCCGGTTCGATGGCAAGAGTTTTGCCGACCCTGGGCGAATCCGGTCAGTATGTCCGAGTACACCGTCGAGTTCGCCGGCACCGGCGAGTCGATCGAGGTGTCCGACACGCAGACGATCCTCAACGCCTGTCTCGAGGAGGGGATCGCCCAGGAGTACTCCTGCCGCGTCGGTATGTGTCTGGCCTGCTCGGCCCGCATCCTCGAGGGCGAGGTCACACAGCCGGCAGCACGGGGACTGACGGACGAGGAAGCCGAGGAGTATGCGCTCACCTGTATGGCTCGTCCGCAGTCGGACCTCACGCTCGACCGCGGCGCGTACCCGCCGAGCATCGAGGACGCCGTCGGTGCCGATGCTGATCCGGGAACCGACGACGCGGCCACCGCGGACGACTGACGCTGGTACTCGGATCGGGTGGCCCGGATCGGGTGAAACGAACCGTCCCGGGCGCGCCGTGCTTCCGGACCCGACGGATTCAAGGTGGTCCCCGACCGCCGGATAGACGATGCGTCAGGACCACCTCATCACCGCGACACAGCTCTCGCGGCCCGACATCGAGGCGGTGCTCGATCGGGCACGGGAGATCGACGAGTCACGGGAGGCGTTCGAGCAACGATATTCGGGGTCCGTCCTCGCGCTCTGTTTCTTC
Proteins encoded:
- a CDS encoding DEAD/DEAH box helicase; the encoded protein is MTVRLRYDDGTIRIDADEPLPPLPGVSADERTGDVRAPAFRYAAIRRALEVAGRSVDDAVLATEPLSLSTAYDLRPYQREALDAWVDADRRGVVELPTGAGKTVVAIAAMADRGRPTLVVVPTIDLLEQWRSELEREFDVPIGQFGGGEQRHEPITVSTYDSAYLKADDVGDSFGFVVFDEVHHLGGEGYRDIARLLPAPERLGLTATFERPDGAHRAIEELVGPLVYAVDADSLAGEHLAPYDVRRLEVELTDDERERYERQQGVFVEYLRESGLTLTSGSDYRKLVKRSGRDPRAREALLAKQRAREIMMNAERKRDVLERLLERHREDRVIVFTAHTDLVYALSERFLLPAITSETGAAERREILERFRDGTYSRVIAANVLDEGIDVPDANVAVVLSGSGSEREFTQRVGRVLRPKEDGGRATVYELVTADTAEERVAARRR
- a CDS encoding DUF790 family protein; this translates as MLRKDHLRVSRAGGGYAPQFVDADDRALAERLLETFRSHVGDRHGDLRTRLDDLEADADDFKLVRGLASLLEREATFETRSPLPPQRARRKAFEAAESVGVATDSERERALEAAADALGVESTAVSESLYADREDEQVLVEFEPRWDAGTLLEQYNLSLAQTALFDATEVRVRSADPKRLVTATKRLGLLYELERTDAGRELVVTGPDALFRRTRRYGAAFARLLRSVAAAPEWRLTATIDDRGTERTMTLTDADVSVPGVDPLAEPAFDSGVEADFAGRFRSLGLDWTLVREPEPLETGTSVMIPDFAFDYDHADFRVFFEVMGFWTPEYVAKKLSQLEAVESVDLLVAVDESLSVGEEIAAADHRVVTYSGSVRVKDVVDVLREYETDLLADAAADLPEVIRPNEDVIELEAIADRHGVGVDALAEVTFPDHERLGGTLVRPAVLADLEDRLEPGTSLEAAEDAFRSVGITETSPVLSRLGYRTEWDGLSGGTIRRREP
- a CDS encoding 2Fe-2S iron-sulfur cluster-binding protein — encoded protein: MSEYTVEFAGTGESIEVSDTQTILNACLEEGIAQEYSCRVGMCLACSARILEGEVTQPAARGLTDEEAEEYALTCMARPQSDLTLDRGAYPPSIEDAVGADADPGTDDAATADD
- the mvaD gene encoding phosphomevalonate decarboxylase MvaD, yielding MKATARAHPIQGLVKYHGMRDEQLRLPYHDSISVCTAPTATTTTVEWEPDAAVDTFRIDGDVVEGRAAERIGLVTDHVRELAGFDHAVRFESRNSFPSNIGFGSSSSGFAAAATALVEAAGLDLSRPEISTVARRGSSSAARAVTGAYSILETGLNDGDCRARRLPVGEGEDGFDPEADLRIVAAHVPAYKETEEAHREAAASHMFDARMAHVHEQLAEMTDALRAGSFDRMFELAEHDSLSLTATTMTGPAGWVYWQPETIAVFNAVRELREEDVPVYFSTDTGASVYVNTREEYVDEVESRIAEIGIETDVWSVGGPARVLDSSESLF